In Mucilaginibacter celer, one DNA window encodes the following:
- a CDS encoding SusD/RagB family nutrient-binding outer membrane lipoprotein — protein sequence MKSLKYKIASLAILAASVSGCQKQFDSAVQNKNLPISGLSPALLLPNIETSMLAPAFGQDERENQYTACNYFYYGNNKYWTGSASLDYTPLNNVVAMENEAGVLTPTLAKPYLALGKFFRAFYFVNMSLKVGDLPMSQALQGLKNTTPVYDTQKQIFVNSLALLESANKDLADMIAVNKITQGTYVVDSKYDFFYKGDLAKWQKVINTYRLRVLISLSKKTGDADLNVKGQFASILNDPAKYPIMTSMNDNLQYIYDGVFTFYPNSSRNFGNDATRYNMGATYVNLLASLKDLRVMKVAEPARGLNHEDTDFESFVGGASSQDQSAMAGLVGKHLISLIGRHRYYETLTGENTFIISYPEMCFNIAEAINQGWVAGDAETWYKNGIFADFDFYGVKDGANAVYFQKDGGLLGEDVTYNVNFSYSDYYGQEKVKYAGNNVDGWKQILIQKYLAFARNSGLEAYYQWRRTGVPTFSVGAGNTDSGGIPLRFQYPTNERSANTANYNAAVQSQYAGSDDIFQLMWILK from the coding sequence ATGAAATCATTAAAATATAAAATAGCTTCTTTAGCAATCCTGGCCGCTTCGGTATCGGGTTGTCAAAAGCAATTTGACAGTGCCGTTCAAAACAAAAACCTTCCTATTTCGGGTTTATCACCGGCATTGTTGTTACCAAACATTGAAACAAGCATGCTTGCGCCTGCATTTGGCCAGGATGAACGTGAAAACCAATACACCGCCTGTAACTATTTTTACTACGGTAATAACAAGTATTGGACAGGCAGCGCATCGTTAGATTATACCCCGCTTAATAACGTGGTGGCTATGGAAAACGAGGCGGGTGTGTTAACGCCTACATTAGCTAAGCCATACCTCGCACTGGGTAAGTTTTTCAGGGCATTTTACTTTGTGAACATGAGCCTCAAGGTTGGCGATTTGCCAATGAGCCAGGCATTGCAGGGTTTAAAAAATACCACCCCCGTTTATGATACACAGAAACAGATTTTTGTAAACTCATTAGCTTTGCTGGAGAGTGCCAATAAAGATCTGGCCGATATGATCGCGGTGAATAAAATAACACAGGGTACTTATGTTGTTGATAGCAAATATGATTTCTTTTACAAAGGTGATCTTGCTAAATGGCAAAAAGTAATTAACACTTACCGTTTAAGGGTGCTGATTTCGTTGAGTAAAAAAACCGGCGATGCTGATTTAAATGTAAAAGGACAATTTGCATCTATATTAAACGATCCGGCTAAATACCCTATCATGACATCGATGAATGACAACCTTCAGTACATTTATGATGGCGTGTTTACCTTTTATCCTAACAGTTCACGCAATTTTGGTAATGACGCTACCCGTTACAATATGGGAGCTACTTACGTTAACTTGTTAGCTTCATTAAAGGATTTAAGGGTAATGAAAGTTGCTGAACCTGCAAGAGGCCTTAACCATGAAGATACCGATTTTGAATCGTTTGTTGGCGGGGCTTCAAGTCAGGATCAAAGTGCTATGGCCGGATTGGTTGGGAAGCACCTGATTTCGCTTATCGGCCGCCACCGTTATTATGAAACCCTTACCGGCGAGAATACTTTTATCATCAGCTATCCGGAAATGTGTTTCAATATTGCAGAAGCTATTAACCAGGGTTGGGTTGCCGGTGATGCCGAAACATGGTACAAAAATGGCATTTTTGCTGATTTCGATTTCTATGGTGTTAAAGATGGTGCCAATGCCGTTTATTTCCAAAAAGATGGTGGTTTATTGGGCGAGGACGTAACTTACAATGTTAACTTTAGCTATAGCGATTATTATGGGCAGGAAAAAGTTAAGTATGCCGGCAATAATGTTGATGGCTGGAAACAGATATTAATTCAAAAATATCTTGCATTTGCCCGTAACTCAGGTTTGGAGGCATATTATCAATGGCGTCGTACCGGGGTGCCAACCTTTAGTGTAGGTGCCGGTAACACCGATAGTGGTGGTATACCACTAAGGTTTCAATACCCAACCAACGAGCGTAGCGCAAACACTGCTAACTATAACGCCGCGGTGCAAAGCCAGTACGCTGGCAGCGATGATATTTTCCAGTTAATGTGGATCCTTAAATAA
- a CDS encoding alkaline phosphatase family protein, with protein sequence MKKVILFALFALCMPALYAQHKTQNVVIVTIDGLRWQEVFRGADSAIINSKDTQDKNEVRKNFWTDASADRRKLLMPFFWSTLVEKGQLYGNRDIGSKDEVANPYHFSYPGYNEIFTGFPDKRMNTNDAIYNPNMNVLEFLNKQKGFEGKVAAFASWERFTQILSPKRAGILVNAGFMPLDVAGMNDRLKHLNELQLEAPRYVSDSTRIDFLTFEFAKNYMVQYKPRALYVSFDEPDDMAHAGNYKFYLDRIKQEDGFIKQLWDYIQSEPTYKDKTTLIITCDHGRGDTPLKNWHDHGSGTPNSEQTWFAVIGPDTPASGEMKSTVTTYHKQLAQTIAQLLGFDFKTAAGHEVGEAIPGVTGK encoded by the coding sequence ATGAAAAAAGTAATCTTATTTGCATTGTTCGCATTGTGCATGCCGGCTTTATACGCCCAGCACAAAACACAAAATGTAGTCATCGTTACTATTGATGGCTTGCGCTGGCAGGAAGTTTTCCGCGGAGCAGATTCGGCTATCATCAACTCAAAAGATACCCAGGATAAAAATGAGGTACGTAAGAATTTCTGGACTGATGCTTCTGCTGATCGACGTAAACTGTTAATGCCTTTTTTTTGGAGTACCTTGGTTGAAAAAGGGCAATTGTATGGCAACCGCGATATAGGTAGTAAAGATGAAGTGGCTAATCCTTACCATTTCTCATATCCCGGCTATAACGAGATCTTCACCGGTTTCCCGGATAAAAGGATGAATACAAACGATGCCATCTACAACCCAAACATGAATGTGCTTGAGTTTTTAAACAAGCAAAAGGGTTTTGAGGGAAAAGTGGCAGCATTTGCATCGTGGGAGCGCTTTACCCAGATATTAAGCCCGAAACGTGCAGGTATCTTAGTTAACGCTGGTTTTATGCCGCTTGATGTTGCCGGTATGAACGATCGTTTGAAACACTTGAACGAGCTGCAATTGGAAGCCCCTCGTTATGTAAGCGATTCAACCCGAATCGATTTTTTGACTTTCGAGTTTGCCAAAAACTACATGGTGCAGTACAAACCCCGCGCATTGTATGTATCATTTGATGAGCCTGATGATATGGCACATGCCGGTAACTATAAGTTTTATCTTGATCGTATTAAGCAGGAAGACGGCTTTATCAAACAGCTTTGGGATTATATCCAATCTGAACCAACTTACAAAGACAAGACCACGCTGATCATTACCTGCGATCATGGTCGCGGCGACACCCCGCTTAAAAACTGGCACGATCACGGCAGCGGAACCCCAAATTCAGAACAAACCTGGTTTGCGGTTATCGGTCCCGATACCCCGGCTTCGGGCGAAATGAAATCAACAGTAACTACTTATCACAAGCAACTGGCACAAACTATAGCTCAGTTACTTGGCTTTGATTTTAAAACCGCTGCAGGGCATGAGGTTGGCGAAGCAATACCAGGAGTTACTGGTAAATAA
- a CDS encoding S41 family peptidase has protein sequence MNLFRTLILLLSVLCLSTCKKTNEVEVNSTPTSFRQVFDSYWQNMNSHYVYWDRDTINWDNVYKKYAPLFDNLSINNVDDNLKAAGYFKQIAANIIDCHYSITFQTSRLQGTVINPALDRKMRSPGFHYPYSFLKADTGYLDKGYQVGYYTDPENSDDNFYITWGSIKKDILYFNCDKFHLLKCYNATSNKGSAPAVLKSFLNVLNNMPANIKGIIIDIRENGGGDIADLNFLAGRLTDKPVIFGKTRYKSNAGRLDYTPWVNAVVSPQPVGNFKQKPVVVLADSFSASLSEAFAMAVHAMPKGLTVGETTFGATGPISDEAGFNGGPFTVNGFLSVAEASAQFLYIDGKNYENTGFPPDVQVDFNAGQLNSNIDKQLEKAIEILSQ, from the coding sequence ATGAATTTGTTCCGCACATTAATTTTGCTGTTATCGGTGCTGTGTTTATCAACATGTAAAAAAACAAACGAAGTAGAAGTTAACAGTACACCAACCTCATTCAGGCAGGTTTTTGATAGCTACTGGCAGAACATGAACAGCCATTATGTTTATTGGGACAGAGATACAATTAACTGGGATAACGTTTATAAAAAATACGCACCGCTTTTTGATAATCTTTCCATAAACAACGTTGATGATAACCTGAAAGCGGCAGGTTATTTTAAACAAATTGCTGCCAATATTATTGATTGCCACTATTCCATCACGTTTCAAACCAGCCGGCTGCAAGGTACAGTGATCAATCCGGCGTTGGACCGAAAAATGAGATCGCCCGGTTTTCACTACCCATATTCTTTTTTAAAAGCTGATACCGGTTATCTTGATAAAGGTTACCAGGTAGGCTATTACACGGATCCGGAAAACTCCGACGACAATTTTTATATCACCTGGGGAAGTATCAAAAAAGATATTCTTTATTTCAATTGCGATAAGTTTCATTTGTTGAAATGTTATAACGCCACCAGCAATAAAGGCAGCGCCCCTGCTGTTTTAAAAAGCTTTTTAAACGTTTTAAATAATATGCCTGCCAATATAAAAGGAATTATTATTGATATAAGGGAAAATGGAGGAGGAGACATAGCCGATTTAAATTTTTTAGCCGGCCGGCTCACGGATAAACCTGTAATCTTCGGAAAAACACGTTATAAAAGCAACGCTGGCAGGCTCGATTATACGCCCTGGGTAAATGCTGTAGTTAGCCCTCAACCGGTTGGCAATTTTAAACAAAAACCTGTTGTTGTTTTAGCAGATAGTTTTTCGGCCTCATTATCCGAAGCGTTTGCAATGGCTGTACATGCCATGCCCAAAGGCCTTACCGTAGGCGAAACTACTTTTGGCGCAACCGGACCCATAAGCGATGAAGCGGGTTTTAACGGAGGGCCTTTTACTGTTAACGGATTTTTATCGGTAGCTGAAGCATCTGCGCAATTTTTGTATATCGACGGAAAAAATTATGAAAACACCGGTTTCCCTCCCGATGTACAGGTTGATTTTAATGCCGGGCAATTAAATAGCAATATCGATAAACAACTTGAAAAAGCTATCGAAATTTTAAGCCAATAA
- a CDS encoding outer membrane beta-barrel protein produces the protein MIRNFILAFIFMGLSVLIPKVVKAQQFSIGFRSGVAINHFKADQHLPLSAIKPATGYFFSLPAELKLNRFLFFSTGISLLQKNYSTIRTGYLSGLYQDNHNTYMQVPLMLGVENRFSKFKIALSAGVYSGYWLRANIKGQTLNVFDIDIQPDEQGQLQSYFRKTAYNEHYKFNNTKDERYELGLQSEVGLNYTLNKIDITLTGAYQNAITNQQKKYMISQPATRNNTFIVAIGIKTSF, from the coding sequence ATGATCAGGAACTTTATTCTTGCTTTTATATTCATGGGGCTATCGGTTTTAATACCAAAAGTGGTAAAGGCCCAACAATTTAGCATTGGCTTCAGATCGGGCGTTGCTATAAATCATTTTAAGGCAGATCAGCACTTGCCCTTATCTGCCATAAAACCGGCAACCGGGTATTTTTTTTCATTACCTGCCGAATTGAAATTAAACAGATTTTTATTCTTTTCTACCGGTATCAGCCTTTTGCAAAAAAATTACTCAACCATACGCACGGGTTACTTATCCGGACTTTATCAGGATAATCATAATACCTACATGCAGGTGCCACTGATGCTTGGTGTGGAAAATAGGTTTAGTAAATTTAAGATAGCCTTAAGTGCAGGTGTATACAGCGGCTATTGGCTCCGGGCCAATATTAAAGGTCAAACATTAAACGTATTTGATATCGATATCCAACCCGACGAACAGGGGCAGTTGCAATCTTATTTCAGGAAAACTGCTTACAATGAGCATTACAAATTCAATAACACTAAAGATGAGCGTTATGAGTTGGGTTTACAATCGGAAGTTGGCCTCAATTACACTTTAAACAAAATTGATATCACGCTAACAGGAGCATATCAAAATGCCATAACCAATCAGCAAAAAAAATATATGATCAGCCAACCTGCAACACGTAATAACACCTTTATTGTAGCAATTGGCATTAAAACATCTTTTTAA
- a CDS encoding metallophosphoesterase family protein, translating to MNTRRDFIEKALTGVAALGLLPAVNTFANENNHYSRFTDKKLKLRFALASDIHYGQPDTDFAQFTGNMVKWLNEDHAKNHLDFVIVNGDLVHNRPDLLPEIKTKYLDKLNVPYHTIPGNHDFADAQIWQKAFGYEDKYTVEFGDIAFILANTADTKGTYVCPNNAFIKASLDKFIDKKIIFVILHIPPINWSKNDVFVDCPETISLLHAYPNVKAVFHGHDHLLDGVRYTEKLPHFFDSHIGGNWGTNYKGYRIVEVDEQNAIYTYQVNASQNPVLNSNKL from the coding sequence ATGAATACACGCCGCGATTTTATCGAAAAAGCCTTAACCGGCGTTGCAGCTTTAGGCCTTTTGCCGGCTGTAAATACTTTTGCCAATGAAAATAATCACTATAGCCGTTTCACTGATAAAAAACTGAAGCTGAGATTTGCCCTGGCCTCTGATATTCACTATGGGCAGCCCGATACTGATTTTGCACAGTTTACCGGCAATATGGTTAAATGGCTTAATGAAGATCACGCCAAAAATCACCTCGATTTTGTGATCGTAAACGGCGATCTGGTGCATAACCGCCCCGATCTGCTGCCCGAAATCAAAACAAAATATCTTGATAAACTAAACGTGCCTTATCATACCATCCCCGGCAATCATGATTTTGCGGATGCGCAAATCTGGCAAAAAGCTTTTGGATACGAGGATAAATATACGGTTGAATTTGGCGACATCGCTTTTATACTGGCTAACACCGCCGATACCAAAGGCACCTACGTTTGCCCAAACAACGCTTTTATAAAAGCATCGCTTGATAAGTTTATCGATAAAAAGATAATTTTTGTGATACTTCACATCCCGCCAATCAATTGGTCAAAAAACGATGTGTTTGTTGATTGCCCGGAGACGATTAGTCTGCTGCACGCCTATCCAAACGTTAAAGCAGTATTTCACGGGCACGATCATCTGCTGGATGGCGTACGTTACACTGAAAAATTACCACATTTTTTCGATTCGCACATAGGCGGCAACTGGGGTACCAATTATAAAGGTTATCGTATTGTAGAGGTTGATGAGCAGAATGCTATCTATACCTACCAGGTAAACGCCAGCCAAAACCCGGTGCTTAACTCAAATAAGCTGTAG
- a CDS encoding Gfo/Idh/MocA family protein has product MIKWGIIGCGRIAQRFMQGFAAVSGVELVASYSRRPETVDTFVAQYGGKACRSVDELLASDIDAVYIATLPDSHAAYSIAALKAGKQVLCEKPVTVNLTELDEVLAVAKQTGLLFMEGMKPPFYPLYTKLKEYLITDPIGPVGYVRAGSAVADCPPDHPNYNFDLIGGSLMGIAIYEAFLALDWLGPMQDIQTMGRFGETGIDMFAIFQTLHQNGYAQLYCGFDMHGKGDALIIGTLGNVTIHKNWWNPAKATISYLDGRTVTIDEPFTAGGLNYEIIHFCELIKQGKTESPVLPHELSRQMIGMIDKARAQIGLKYPSESEFTEF; this is encoded by the coding sequence ATGATAAAATGGGGTATAATAGGCTGCGGGCGCATAGCGCAAAGGTTTATGCAGGGCTTTGCTGCCGTTTCGGGTGTTGAGCTTGTAGCTTCATACTCGCGCCGTCCCGAAACTGTTGACACCTTTGTTGCTCAATATGGCGGCAAGGCCTGCCGCAGCGTTGACGAGCTATTGGCAAGCGATATCGATGCAGTTTATATTGCCACCCTGCCCGATAGCCATGCCGCTTACAGCATTGCCGCCCTTAAAGCAGGTAAACAAGTGCTTTGCGAAAAACCGGTTACCGTAAACCTTACCGAGTTGGACGAAGTGCTTGCTGTTGCCAAACAAACCGGTTTGTTGTTTATGGAAGGCATGAAACCACCGTTTTATCCCCTTTACACAAAACTTAAAGAATATTTAATAACCGACCCCATAGGACCGGTTGGCTACGTGCGTGCCGGATCGGCAGTGGCTGATTGCCCTCCCGATCATCCTAATTATAATTTCGACCTGATTGGCGGCAGCCTGATGGGCATTGCCATTTACGAAGCCTTTTTAGCATTGGATTGGCTCGGCCCCATGCAGGACATCCAAACCATGGGCCGCTTTGGCGAGACAGGGATTGATATGTTCGCCATTTTTCAAACCCTGCATCAAAATGGTTATGCCCAACTATATTGCGGTTTTGATATGCACGGTAAAGGCGATGCACTTATTATTGGCACACTTGGCAACGTAACCATCCATAAAAACTGGTGGAACCCGGCTAAAGCCACCATCAGCTATCTTGACGGACGGACAGTTACAATTGATGAACCTTTTACGGCCGGAGGCCTTAATTATGAGATCATCCATTTTTGTGAACTCATTAAACAGGGAAAAACAGAAAGCCCTGTCCTGCCGCATGAGCTATCGAGGCAGATGATAGGGATGATTGATAAGGCGAGGGCGCAAATTGGGTTGAAGTATCCGTCTGAATCAGAATTTACAGAATTTTAG
- a CDS encoding class I SAM-dependent methyltransferase: MIQLLTPTHWKDYELIDCGDFEKLERFGNTILIRPEPQAVWNKTLPASEWQRLHHIKFKGRSATTGEWLKKDQKTPDRWHVEYKNNEAAIKFRLGLTSFKHVGIFPEQAVNWDYISQNVKRFKTPEPKVLNLFAYTGGASLIARAAGADTTHVDSIKQVVTWANENQEISGLKDIRWVVEDALKFVKRELKRGKKYNGIILDPPAYGNGPNGEKWKLEDNITEMMRDVTQLLDPEEHFLILNTYSLGFSSVIVENLIKSSFPQVQNLEIGELYLQATAGPKLPLGVFGKFHKIKSN; this comes from the coding sequence ATGATCCAACTACTTACCCCAACGCATTGGAAAGATTACGAGCTGATTGATTGCGGCGATTTTGAAAAGCTGGAACGCTTTGGGAACACCATATTAATCCGCCCTGAGCCACAGGCCGTTTGGAACAAAACCCTGCCCGCTTCCGAGTGGCAGCGTTTACACCATATTAAATTTAAAGGCCGCTCTGCAACTACCGGCGAGTGGTTAAAAAAAGATCAAAAAACACCTGATCGCTGGCACGTCGAATATAAAAACAATGAAGCTGCCATCAAATTTCGCCTGGGATTAACCTCGTTTAAACACGTTGGTATTTTCCCCGAGCAGGCTGTAAACTGGGATTACATCAGCCAAAATGTAAAACGCTTTAAAACACCCGAGCCTAAAGTGCTTAACCTGTTTGCCTATACCGGTGGGGCATCACTCATTGCCCGCGCGGCCGGTGCAGATACTACCCACGTAGATTCGATAAAGCAGGTAGTTACCTGGGCCAACGAAAACCAGGAAATTTCGGGCTTGAAAGATATCCGCTGGGTGGTTGAAGACGCTTTGAAATTTGTGAAACGCGAGTTGAAACGCGGAAAAAAATATAACGGTATCATCCTCGATCCACCGGCTTACGGCAATGGACCCAACGGCGAAAAATGGAAGCTGGAAGATAATATTACCGAGATGATGCGCGATGTTACCCAACTGCTGGATCCGGAAGAGCACTTTCTTATTTTGAATACTTACTCGCTTGGTTTTTCATCAGTAATAGTTGAAAACCTGATTAAAAGTTCGTTCCCGCAGGTGCAAAACCTCGAGATTGGCGAGCTTTACCTACAGGCCACAGCAGGTCCCAAATTACCCCTCGGAGTTTTCGGAAAGTTTCATAAAATTAAAAGTAATTAA
- a CDS encoding ABC transporter ATP-binding protein, with product MIEIKDVYKTFGENEVLKGITANFRPGKTNLIIGGSGSGKTTLLKCIVGLHEPTKGEVVFDGENFTHMNFEQRVPIRTQIGMLFQNSALFDSMTVEQNIMFPLNLFTNQTKAEKLDRANFCLERVNLTGKNKLYPSELSGGMKKRVGIARAISMQPKYLFVDEPNSGLDPLTSILIDELISELTQEYSITTVVVTHDMNSVMGIGDHIIFLYQGKKWWEGSNKEIAKTDNKELNDFVFASPFMRAAKEKL from the coding sequence ATGATCGAGATTAAAGACGTATATAAAACCTTCGGCGAAAACGAAGTTTTGAAAGGAATTACCGCAAATTTTCGTCCTGGAAAAACCAACCTGATCATCGGCGGCTCGGGCTCGGGCAAAACAACTTTGCTCAAGTGCATTGTCGGTTTGCATGAGCCTACCAAAGGAGAGGTAGTTTTTGATGGCGAGAATTTCACACATATGAATTTTGAACAACGCGTACCAATCCGCACTCAAATAGGTATGCTTTTCCAGAATTCGGCACTGTTTGATTCGATGACTGTTGAGCAGAACATCATGTTCCCGCTTAACCTGTTTACCAATCAAACCAAAGCCGAGAAACTTGACCGTGCAAACTTTTGCCTGGAACGGGTTAATCTTACAGGCAAAAACAAACTATACCCCTCCGAATTATCGGGCGGGATGAAAAAACGTGTAGGTATTGCCCGGGCCATATCCATGCAACCCAAATACCTTTTTGTGGATGAGCCCAACTCCGGCCTCGACCCATTAACATCTATCCTTATTGATGAACTGATTTCTGAACTTACGCAGGAATACAGCATTACCACTGTAGTGGTAACCCACGATATGAACTCGGTAATGGGCATTGGCGACCACATCATTTTCCTGTACCAGGGCAAAAAATGGTGGGAAGGATCAAACAAAGAGATAGCCAAAACCGATAATAAAGAACTGAACGATTTTGTATTTGCCAGCCCTTTTATGAGAGCGGCGAAGGAGAAATTGTAG
- a CDS encoding MlaE family ABC transporter permease, producing MFHSLGRYILLLRLSFRKPEKFSVYWSEIMREMVSVGIGSLGIVAIISLFIGAVATIQTAFQLISDFIPKTVVGGITRDSTILEFSPTITALVLAGRVGSAMASQIGTMRVTEQIDALEIMGVNAPGYLISPKIIAGVTMIPLLVIISVCLGLTGGYIACAASQDVSTNDYLRGLTDGFNPVIATVCCVKAISFGFVITSICSYQGFYVNGGSLEVGQSATRGVVWSCIMILFCDLIISRLLL from the coding sequence ATGTTTCACAGCTTAGGAAGATATATACTACTACTACGTTTAAGTTTCAGGAAGCCCGAAAAATTCAGTGTGTATTGGAGCGAGATCATGCGCGAGATGGTTTCGGTGGGTATCGGCTCGTTAGGCATCGTTGCTATTATTTCGCTGTTTATCGGCGCGGTAGCTACCATCCAGACAGCTTTCCAGCTTATCAGCGATTTTATCCCCAAAACAGTAGTAGGCGGCATTACCCGCGATTCGACGATATTAGAGTTTAGCCCTACCATAACGGCGCTGGTATTAGCCGGACGCGTAGGCTCGGCCATGGCCTCGCAAATTGGTACCATGCGCGTCACCGAACAGATAGACGCTTTAGAAATTATGGGTGTAAACGCTCCCGGATACCTCATCTCACCTAAAATTATCGCGGGCGTTACCATGATCCCTTTATTGGTTATCATTTCTGTGTGCCTGGGTTTAACCGGCGGCTACATAGCCTGCGCGGCATCACAGGATGTATCAACAAATGATTATCTGCGCGGCCTTACCGACGGCTTTAACCCGGTTATCGCTACCGTATGTTGTGTTAAGGCTATATCCTTTGGCTTTGTAATAACATCCATTTGCTCATACCAGGGCTTTTACGTTAACGGCGGATCGCTTGAGGTTGGCCAATCGGCAACACGCGGGGTAGTGTGGAGCTGTATCATGATCCTTTTTTGCGACCTTATCATTTCACGCCTCCTACTATGA
- a CDS encoding SDR family oxidoreductase: protein MKNVLITGSTKGMGRSIAIAFANEGLNVAICSRNEKELLIFKDELEQIDPGVKVFAMKADGSNKTELLNFAAAAEAEFGFIDVVVNNLGTFIPSSILNDTDETFQTQLNTNLMPAYELYRFFGKKMASAKKGHFFNICSVAALNPVVQAGSYSVTKYALLGLTKVMRLEMQEHGVKVTAVIPGSTLTDSWKDAVVDPNTMVLPEDIASAVINIYRMSTGANVDEIIIKPAPGQL, encoded by the coding sequence ATGAAAAACGTACTCATTACCGGATCAACCAAAGGCATGGGCCGCTCAATTGCAATTGCTTTTGCTAATGAAGGATTAAACGTGGCAATTTGTTCTCGGAATGAGAAAGAATTATTAATTTTTAAGGATGAGCTGGAGCAGATTGATCCCGGTGTAAAAGTTTTTGCCATGAAGGCCGATGGCAGCAACAAAACCGAGCTGCTGAACTTTGCCGCCGCTGCCGAAGCTGAGTTTGGCTTTATTGACGTAGTGGTTAATAACCTGGGCACATTTATCCCATCGAGTATATTGAACGATACCGACGAAACTTTCCAAACCCAGCTTAATACCAACCTGATGCCGGCTTATGAACTGTACCGTTTTTTCGGAAAAAAAATGGCATCAGCAAAAAAGGGGCACTTCTTTAATATCTGTTCGGTGGCCGCTTTAAACCCTGTTGTGCAGGCCGGAAGTTACAGTGTAACAAAATACGCGCTGTTAGGTCTAACAAAGGTAATGAGGCTCGAGATGCAGGAGCATGGTGTAAAAGTTACCGCCGTAATACCCGGATCAACGTTAACGGATTCGTGGAAAGATGCTGTGGTTGACCCTAATACCATGGTGCTGCCCGAAGACATCGCATCGGCAGTGATCAATATTTACAGAATGAGCACCGGTGCCAATGTCGACGAAATCATCATCAAACCCGCACCGGGCCAGTTATGA
- a CDS encoding PspC domain-containing protein, producing the protein MEKKLHRDEHHKVIGGVCAGLAEYFGMDVAIIRAIFLVTLLLKGGGVLIYFILWMALPKKGLDFTPGVDYRVPPQQDPFNPFAGAPQNQPFNQPPFVAPPKKHASTFGLVFGVALILIGGICLLNELDLMPDWDFENFWPIALVAGGIALIASGFKKQPWEKQSWQNADAADAEPAATETKEETQSDNTPPTI; encoded by the coding sequence ATGGAAAAGAAACTACATCGCGATGAACACCACAAGGTAATAGGTGGTGTTTGCGCGGGCCTTGCCGAGTACTTCGGCATGGATGTGGCCATTATAAGAGCGATATTTTTAGTAACGCTTTTATTAAAAGGTGGCGGCGTACTCATTTATTTTATACTTTGGATGGCATTGCCTAAAAAAGGACTGGATTTTACCCCGGGCGTAGATTACCGTGTACCTCCGCAGCAGGATCCCTTTAATCCATTTGCCGGCGCCCCCCAAAACCAACCCTTTAATCAGCCTCCATTTGTAGCCCCGCCAAAAAAACATGCGTCAACCTTTGGCCTGGTGTTTGGCGTGGCACTGATACTGATAGGCGGTATTTGCCTGCTTAACGAGCTCGACCTGATGCCCGATTGGGATTTTGAAAACTTTTGGCCCATTGCACTGGTTGCAGGCGGTATAGCCCTAATCGCCTCAGGCTTTAAAAAACAGCCCTGGGAAAAACAAAGCTGGCAAAATGCTGATGCTGCAGATGCTGAGCCTGCAGCCACTGAAACCAAAGAAGAAACACAATCTGATAACACTCCACCAACTATATAA